The following coding sequences are from one Haliotis asinina isolate JCU_RB_2024 chromosome 3, JCU_Hal_asi_v2, whole genome shotgun sequence window:
- the LOC137279275 gene encoding glutamate receptor 4-like gives MSTINYTVTSMLSDPYVMKKDGEGYKGFLVDVLDKVAELVGFNYNIRLSKDGKYGSYSNGQWSGMIGEVVRGEADIGLGDVVITRERERVVDFSKPYLSQGLRLLVKKPRRYEPGLGLLLQPFSMECWLSILFALLVVAILFVLISRFNPFKWRQVASDKDPRGARHSFGPRESFMFAFSTITLQGYRETPRSLAGRVLAVSWFIFIFFTVVAYIGTTVNFMSVGEGMQPLPFEDIEDLADSGGIQIGMVHHGSVFQTFRKSKMDIYQRVADYVEMQNSFVSSTAEGIERVRRSHGGFVMIMESLPAEYFAERKPCDVMVHGKSHFSQGLALFTYQGSDLREKIDDALLTLIEDGTIHLLQRKWWKGWFCRPAVDEIQPISSAFTFQRLATPFILLVMGAILAVVVLFGEIVFWKLRQ, from the exons TCCGATCCCTACGTCATGAAGAAAGATGGGGAGGGCTATAAAGGATTCCTCGTTGATGTACTCGACAAAGTCGCCGAGTTGGTGGGCTTCAACTACAACATCCGGCTCTCTAAGGACGGCAAATACGGATCTTACAGCAATGGACAGTGGAGTGGCATGATCGGGGAGGTGGTACGAGGG GAGGCGGACATAGGGCTAGGAGACGTCGTCATTACCAGAGAAAGAGAACGAGTTGTGGACTTCAGCAAGCCATACCTTAGTCAGGGGCTACGTCTTCTGGTGAAAAAGCCTAGAAGATATGAACCTGGACTTGGCCTATTGCTGCAGCCATTCTCGATGGAATGTTGGTTGTCTATCCTGTTTGCGCTTCTCGTCGTGGCAATCCTGTTCGTCCTAATCTCTCGGTTCAACCCATTTAAATGGAGACAAGTGGCATCGGACAAAGACCCAAGAGGTGCTAGACACAGCTTTGGTCCGAGAGAGAGTTTCATGTTTGCGTTCAGCACTATCACACTGCAAG GTTACCGAGAAACTCCCCGGTCTCTGGCAGGGCGGGTGTTGGCCGTGTCCtggttcatcttcatcttcttcaCCGTGGTGGCCTACATCGGAACAACTGTAAACTTCATGTCGGTCGGCGAAGGGATGCAACCATTGCCTTTTGAAGATATTGAGGACCTAGCTGATAGTGGGGGAATTCAAATTGGAATGGTGCACCATGGGAGTGTGTTTCAGACATTCAGGAAGAGCAAAATGGACATCTACCAGCGTGTGGCTGACTACGTTGAGATGCAGAACTCATTTGTCAGCAGCACTGCTGAAGGAATTGAAAGAGTAAGACGTAGTCACGGAGGGTTTGTAATGATTATGGAGTCGTTGCCTGCTGAATATTTTGCCGAGCGAAAACCATGTGATGTTATGGTGCATGGAAAAAGCCATTTCAGTCAGGGTTTGGCTCTTTTCACATATCAAGGATCGGATCTCAGGGAGAAAATCGATGATGCATTGCTCACATTGATAGAAGATGGCACAATACATCTTCTGCAGCGAAAATGGTGGAAAGGATGGTTCTGTCGGCCTGCTGTGGATGAAATACAACCAATATCCTCGGCATTTACGTTTCAAAGACTTGCAACACCGTTCATACTGTTGGTAATGGGTGCCATTCTGGCTGTAGTGGTCCTGTTCGGTGAGATCGTCTTCTGGAAACTCAGACAGTAG